One Brachybacterium aquaticum genomic region harbors:
- a CDS encoding IS110 family transposase: MDTRFAVVVGLDVGKSSHHACALDPAGNKLFDKPLPQDESELRVLFTQLQNHGEVLMVVDQPNTIGALPIAVAREVGCSVAYLPGLAMRKAADLYPGRSKTDARDAFIIADMARTMPHTLRQVDRDSDVLSALKVLAGFDEDLAHETTRALNRIRSLLTQIHPALERVFVGGTLSTGLVLDLLEKFGGPTGLKSAGRSRVLRFARAHSRRDPEVLIDQIFTALGEQTVIVPATAAVELVIPRVAGQVKELKEQRATVAREVETMLEDFPLASVLMSMPGIGIKTAAQILLTIGDASAFETPGHLAAYAGIAPVTRRSGTSIRGEFPARSGNKRLKNALFYSAWVASHSDPISKAYYDRKRAEGKRHNAAVICLARRRCNVIFAMLRDGTYYQPPTTTPTPEPAALAA, encoded by the coding sequence ATGGACACACGATTCGCGGTCGTCGTCGGCCTCGACGTCGGGAAGAGCAGCCATCATGCCTGCGCGCTTGATCCCGCCGGGAACAAGCTGTTCGACAAGCCTCTCCCGCAGGACGAGTCCGAGCTCCGCGTGCTGTTCACCCAGCTGCAGAACCACGGTGAAGTGCTGATGGTGGTCGATCAGCCCAACACCATCGGAGCGTTGCCGATCGCGGTCGCCCGCGAGGTCGGCTGCTCCGTCGCCTACCTGCCGGGCCTGGCGATGCGGAAGGCCGCAGACCTCTATCCGGGCAGGTCAAAGACCGACGCGCGGGACGCGTTCATCATCGCTGACATGGCCCGGACCATGCCCCACACCCTCCGACAGGTCGACCGCGACAGCGACGTCCTCTCCGCTCTGAAGGTCCTCGCCGGGTTCGACGAGGACCTCGCCCACGAGACCACGCGGGCGCTGAACCGGATCCGGTCTCTGCTCACGCAGATTCATCCCGCGCTCGAGCGAGTCTTCGTCGGCGGGACCCTCTCGACCGGGCTCGTGCTGGACCTGCTGGAGAAGTTCGGCGGCCCGACCGGGCTCAAGAGTGCAGGCAGGAGCAGGGTTCTACGGTTCGCTCGGGCCCATTCGCGCCGTGACCCCGAAGTGCTGATCGACCAGATCTTCACCGCGCTGGGTGAGCAGACCGTGATCGTGCCAGCGACCGCGGCAGTGGAACTCGTGATTCCCAGAGTCGCTGGTCAGGTGAAGGAGCTGAAGGAGCAGCGGGCGACCGTGGCGAGGGAGGTCGAGACCATGCTGGAGGACTTCCCTCTCGCCTCGGTCTTGATGAGCATGCCGGGGATCGGCATCAAGACCGCCGCCCAGATCCTCCTGACCATCGGCGACGCCTCCGCGTTTGAGACCCCAGGCCACCTCGCGGCCTATGCCGGAATCGCGCCGGTCACACGAAGATCCGGCACCTCGATCCGCGGAGAGTTCCCCGCACGTTCAGGCAACAAGCGGTTGAAGAACGCGCTGTTCTACTCCGCCTGGGTCGCCTCTCACTCGGACCCGATCTCCAAGGCCTACTACGATCGCAAACGCGCCGAGGGCAAGCGCCACAACGCCGCCGTGATCTGCCTGGCCCGCCGCCGCTGCAACGTCATCTTCGCGATGCTCCGCGACGGCACCTACTACCAGCCCCCGACCACCACCCCGACCCCCGAGCCGGCCGCTCTTGCGGCTTGA
- the glgX gene encoding glycogen debranching protein GlgX has protein sequence MQIWTGKSYPLGATFDGSGTNFALFSEAAERVELCLFDEDGSERRIEVTEVDAYVWHVYLPAVQPGQRYGYRVHGPFDPANGHRCDPSKLLLDPYAKAIAGMASNHPSLYSYDFENPELRNTDDSAEHTMHSVVVSPFFDWGNDHPPAHEYHETVIYEAHVKGMTMLHPDIDESIRGTYVAMGHPAIIEHLKELGVTAIELMPVHQFVQDGHLVEKGLRNYWGYNTIGFFAPHNEYSYSGELGQQVQEFKQMVKNLHEADIEVILDVVYNHTAEGNQLGPTLCFRGIDNKSYYRLVEGDQAHYYDTTGTGNSLLMRTPHVLQLIMDSLRYWVTEMHVDGFRFDLASTLARELHEVDRLSAFFDIIQQDPIISQVKLIAEPWDLGEGGYQVGGFPPLWSEWNGRYRDTVRDFHRSEPGKIGDFTSRLAGSSDLYQHTGRTPIASINFVTAHDGFTMRDLVSYNERHNEANLEGGNDGESHNRSWNSGVEGDTDDPAILALRKRRAKNLMATLLLSQGVPMILHGDEMGRTQQGNNNTYCQDDELSWIDWELDDHQEEMLWFTQHMISLRREHPIFRRRRFLQGVVRDDADSVLKDVDWLGTDGEPMTEEEWGDAQNKCLTMFLNGSAIPEPNARGERIEDDSALVMFNASGNDVDFVLPPAEYGTEWEVVLGTGDTIDVGTVMDAGQSVTRPSHSLLILMRPPIESDEEAGPGEDLDRTIRA, from the coding sequence ATGCAGATCTGGACTGGAAAGTCGTATCCCCTCGGCGCCACCTTCGACGGCTCGGGCACGAACTTCGCCCTGTTCTCCGAGGCGGCCGAGCGCGTCGAGCTGTGCCTCTTCGACGAGGACGGCTCGGAGCGCCGCATCGAGGTCACCGAGGTCGACGCCTACGTGTGGCACGTGTACCTGCCCGCGGTGCAGCCGGGGCAGCGCTACGGCTACCGCGTGCACGGCCCCTTCGACCCGGCGAACGGACACCGCTGCGATCCCTCGAAGCTGCTGCTGGACCCGTACGCGAAGGCGATCGCCGGGATGGCCAGCAACCACCCCTCCCTGTACAGCTACGACTTCGAGAACCCGGAGCTGCGCAACACCGACGACTCGGCCGAGCACACCATGCACTCGGTCGTGGTCTCGCCCTTCTTCGACTGGGGCAACGACCATCCGCCGGCCCACGAGTACCACGAGACCGTCATCTACGAGGCCCACGTCAAGGGTATGACGATGCTGCACCCGGACATCGACGAGTCGATCCGAGGCACCTACGTCGCGATGGGACATCCGGCGATCATCGAGCACCTCAAGGAGCTGGGGGTCACGGCGATCGAGCTCATGCCGGTCCATCAGTTCGTCCAGGACGGGCACCTGGTCGAGAAGGGCCTGCGCAACTACTGGGGCTACAACACCATCGGCTTCTTCGCCCCGCACAACGAGTACTCCTACTCCGGGGAGCTGGGCCAGCAGGTCCAGGAGTTCAAGCAGATGGTGAAGAACCTCCACGAGGCGGACATCGAGGTCATCCTCGACGTGGTCTACAACCACACCGCCGAGGGCAACCAGCTCGGGCCCACCCTGTGCTTCCGCGGCATCGACAACAAGTCGTACTACCGGCTCGTCGAGGGGGACCAGGCCCACTACTACGACACCACCGGCACCGGGAACTCGCTGCTGATGCGCACCCCGCACGTGCTGCAGCTGATCATGGACTCGCTGCGCTACTGGGTCACCGAGATGCACGTGGACGGCTTCCGCTTCGACCTGGCCTCCACCCTGGCCCGCGAGCTGCACGAGGTCGACCGACTCTCGGCCTTCTTCGACATCATCCAGCAGGATCCGATCATCTCCCAGGTCAAGCTGATCGCCGAGCCGTGGGACCTCGGCGAGGGCGGCTACCAGGTGGGCGGCTTCCCGCCCCTGTGGTCGGAGTGGAACGGCCGCTACCGCGACACTGTGCGCGATTTCCACCGCTCCGAGCCGGGCAAGATCGGGGACTTCACCTCGCGTCTGGCCGGCAGCTCGGACCTGTACCAGCACACCGGTCGCACCCCGATCGCGTCGATCAACTTCGTCACCGCCCATGACGGCTTCACCATGCGGGATCTCGTCTCCTACAACGAGCGCCACAACGAGGCGAACCTCGAGGGCGGCAACGACGGCGAGAGCCACAACCGCTCCTGGAACTCGGGCGTCGAGGGCGACACGGACGACCCGGCGATCCTCGCGCTGCGCAAGCGCCGCGCGAAGAACCTCATGGCCACGCTGCTGCTCAGCCAGGGCGTGCCGATGATCCTGCACGGCGACGAGATGGGCCGCACCCAGCAGGGCAACAACAACACCTACTGCCAGGACGACGAGCTCTCCTGGATCGACTGGGAGCTGGACGACCACCAGGAGGAGATGCTCTGGTTCACCCAGCACATGATCTCCCTGCGCCGTGAGCACCCGATCTTCCGCCGCCGCCGCTTCCTCCAGGGCGTGGTGCGCGACGACGCCGATTCGGTGCTGAAGGACGTGGACTGGCTGGGTACGGACGGCGAGCCGATGACCGAGGAGGAGTGGGGCGACGCGCAGAACAAGTGCCTGACCATGTTCCTCAACGGCTCCGCGATCCCCGAGCCGAACGCCCGCGGCGAGCGGATCGAGGACGACTCGGCACTGGTCATGTTCAACGCCTCCGGCAACGACGTCGACTTCGTGCTCCCGCCCGCCGAGTACGGCACGGAGTGGGAGGTCGTGCTCGGTACCGGCGACACCATCGACGTGGGCACCGTGATGGACGCGGGCCAGAGCGTCACCCGCCCCAGCCACTCGCTGCTGATCCTCATGCGACCCCCGATCGAGTCCGACGAGGAGGCCGGCCCCGGCGAGGACCTCGACCGCACCATCCGCGCCTGA